One window of Pocillopora verrucosa isolate sample1 chromosome 9, ASM3666991v2, whole genome shotgun sequence genomic DNA carries:
- the LOC131781246 gene encoding forkhead box protein D3-A-like, which produces MESSFWRPVNATPLRFYLPAAPSHPAVPAAPTFPYSSLYFGYASSEISFYVPGYVSPCSHQGFHGIPTQRKNEQKPTQSYIGLIGKAILSSPQQKLVLGDIYNYILTNYPYFGNKGPGWRNSIRHNLSLNDCFVKLGRSPNGKGHFWAINPLHYEDFSRGDLGYKRKRSSKKSQRSIASEKSLQTLEKGQGWKSCKDVVPLCAKEEVRQSDNSFTHSQSGLRQRSFHIENILSD; this is translated from the coding sequence ATGGAAAGTAGTTTCTGGCGGCCTGTAAATGCGACGCCTCTAAGGTTCTACCTTCCAGCTGCCCCAAGCCACCCAGCTGTACCCGCTGCTCCAACTTTTCCCTACTCGTCTTTGTACTTCGGATACGCCAGCTCAGAGATTTCGTTTTATGTTCCAGGATATGTAAGTCCATGTTCCCATCAAGGCTTTCATGGAATTCCGACCCAACGCAAGAATGAACAAAAACCAACTCAGTCATACATTGGTCTCATTGGAAAAGCAATTCTAAGCTCTCCACAGCAGAAACTTGTTCTTGGTGATATCTACAACTACATTCTAACAAATTACCCTTACTTCGGAAATAAAGGACCTGGATGGCGTAACTCCATACGCCACAACTTATCACTAAATGATTGCTTTGTTAAACTGGGTCGCTCTCCAAACGGCAAAGGACACTTCTGGGCAATCAATCCACTTCACTATGAGGATTTCAGTCGTGGAGATTTAGGGTACAAGCGGAAAAGATCTTCCAAAAAAAGTCAGAGAAGCAttgcatcggaaaaaagtttacagACATTAGAAAAAGGTCAAGGCTGGAAATCATGTAAAGATGTTGTTCCTCTGTGTGCCAAAGAGGAAGTTCGTCAGAGTGATAACAGTTTCACACACAGTCAAAGTGGATTGCGCCAAAGAAGTTTTCACATCGAAAACATTTTATCCGATTGA